The Bos indicus x Bos taurus breed Angus x Brahman F1 hybrid chromosome 3, Bos_hybrid_MaternalHap_v2.0, whole genome shotgun sequence genome segment TAGCTATGGCTTCTTCCTGCGAATTGAGAAGGACACTGACGGCCACCTGGTCCGGGTGATTGAGAAGGGTAGCCCAGCAGAGAAGGCGGGTCTCCAGGATGGAGACAGAGTTCTTAGGATCAATGGTGTCTTCGTGGACAAGGAAGAGCATATGCAGGTAAGTGGGACATTTGGAGTTCTTCGAGGATCTCTTTAGCCCCTATATCTCTGATGATTTTAGTTCTGGGTGTTAGTGGAGCTTTCCTGGATGCCACTGGTAGGGCAGGACACCTTTACACCTATCCTCTGCCAGCTAATCAACTCTCCTATGATTAACCAAGAACTGTAAAAGTTATTCCTAGGTTTGAATAGTGTCAGGTCTAATGTGCATTGCATATTTGCTATGTGAAGGGGACTATACTAGGCAATTTCATATTCATTATTTTGTTAAATCATTGGCACAAcccatgaggtaccatttcacagtTGAGGAAGTGGAAGCTCAGACACCTTAGCTTGCTAATGTGTTCACACAGTGAACATATGGGAGTGTCTGACCTCACCCCGATTCTATCTGCCTCTAAGTGGGTGCTCCTTTCACTGTACTATGCTGTCTCCATAGACTCAGGAGGACCTGCTGTGCTTCAGGGCAGTATTCATCCCGGGGAAGACCGGTCCTAGTAAAAGTTCCCTGGGATGGGCTTGGGCTGCACTCTAGAGTCTGGTGGTGCTAAAGGCCCAGCCCAATTTGTCCCTGGATCTTGGTGGAGCCCATGTGGAGATGGCTGGGGGATGATCTGCTGACTACTTGGATGTCAGGGGTCAGATGATAGAATCTCCAGAGTCAGATGGTGAGCACTGCTCTCTCACCCGCAACCCCAGTGGTTGATAGAGGGTAATTAGTGAAagttaatctttttctttcttcctcttaggTTGTGGATCTGGTCAGAAAGAGTGGGAATTCAGTGACTTTACTAGTTCTGGATGGGGATTCCTACGAGAAAGCCATGAAAAAGCAAGTAGACTTGAAAGCGTTGGGTCAAAGTCAGGAGCCGAGTTTGAATGATAAGAAGGCGCCCTCTGTGATGAACGGAGGAGCACAGATGTGGATGCAGCCACGGCTCTGCTACCTAGTGAAGGAGGGGGGTAGCTATGGCTTCTCTCTGAAAACTGTCCAAGGTGAGCTtgaaggtggggtggggacaaGCAACCTTCTGGAAGAGAGAGATTGGTATCTGTTAATGACTTCGCTGACTAACTTGTCAATTGCTATGGAGATTCAACAGCAGCCTCTCTCCCCTTGGTCCTTCCTTTGTACAGCTGTGCAAAGAGGGATCAGGATGTTGGACAACAGCACTGTGGAGGGACACTGGGGGCTCCTGTCTCTCTGTGTTTGTTAAGCTGAGTCCTCAAGGCCAGAGGGTTAGAGGGTTGACGCTTCTTTGGGGGTAAAGATGGAGGAGAGAATGGAGAATAAGAGGCAAGAAAAAGGAGGTTCTCCATGAGCTACTTTTGAATTAGAATGATATCTCGTTTCATCTCTGAGTGTCCAGGTGGTCACTTATTCAAAAAGTCCTTGAGCACCTATTTATGTATCAGCTGCTGTTAGAGTTGCCGCAGGCACAGCCAAGATCCCCACCCTCCTGTGGCATCAAGATAGTACCCTCAGCTGTGGCTATGCTCTGAGATGTCTCCCTGACCTCTAGCTGAGAGGTACAGTGATTTGAGAAACCCCAACCATCAGAAAGTACTAGAAGTTCTGTTCCTAGAATTTCAGAGTTGCTGGCTGACTCATGAACAGTTGCCTGTGGTTTTcttggtttcactgggattcaggtTGGAATCGTAGCTGAGTTAGGGTTTTGGTTCCACCTCTAATGTTGCTCCTTCCCTGTTCTTTCTGTACTAGAGAGGCACTGGTGGTGGGTTATAATTTGCTTAACTGATaaagagcttcctaggtggctctattggtaaagaacctccctgccagtgcaggagatgtaagagatgcatgttcgatccctgggtcgggaagatcccctggagaaggaaatgggaacccactctggtattcttgcctagagaattccatggacagaggagcctggtgggctatatatagtccatggggttgcagagtcggacacgactgagcaactaaggctTGGCTTGGAAAGAGCAGCCCAATACTAAACATGGCTTCTAAGGCTTATTTAACCTGttagcaagagaaataaaatagctATAAGAGATATCTCTTGAGTTTGTCAGCTGTTAAAACACAGTGATATAGGTGGTCAAAGGAAGCTTGGCATCCCTCAGAGGTTTATTATCAGTAatatggtaaaaaaaagaaaaaaagaaagaaaaaagaaattgcagTTCAGACTCAATTCGTTTGGCCTTTGTGTAATGTCTGTAGTGAAAGTTTTAAATTAGCtttatgaagaaaatgttttcttcatgaCAAACATATAAAGAGGTAACAGGAGAAATGCCAAGTATTTAAGAAAGCAgagtttaaattattattattctttacaaATGGTTTATATAGTCATAATGAAGGTACTCTTTGCCTAGGCTGAAATATTAGTATCTTGAAAGAACCGACAGCATTTCTTTAAGAAGCACCTAAATCATCCCACCTGCTAATCCAGACTGACCGTATGCGTGCGTGCTTTCCTCTCTTCCTGTGCCTGTTTTCTTTAGCCTGCATCAGTGAGATTTATTTAGTCCACTGGGATGTGGTAGTTGGTGATAGTTTTAAAGAGGACAGAACAGAGCAGATGCCGTCTAATTCcacaaatacaaaggaaaggGAGTAGGACACAGCAATGCAGAGTGGACACAATTCGCTACTTTCTGGTTCAAGAGGCCAGTGCCACTTGAGATTCCTTCTTTGTACTTATTTGGGCTCAGAAATCCTattcaaatcaataaaaaccAACTGAGTAATGGCTGTGTCAAGTTTGTGCTATGAGCTCTAATTGTCATTCTGTATCAAAGTCTATTTGAGTTAGCCCTAAAAGGCGAAGTTCTAGTTTTATATTATTGGGAGAAAACCCTTTGCTGTTAGACTTTCAGTGTAATGGAGCTGTGACGCTTGTCTACCCCCTACTCTCTTTCAGGTAAAAATGGAGTGTACATGACAGATATAAAACCTCAAGGTGTGGCTATGAAAGCTGGAGTGCTGGCTGATGACCACTTGATTGAAGTGAATGGAGAGAATGTAGAGGATGCCAGCCACGAGGAGGTGGTTGAAAAGGTATATCCCAAAGGAGCACTTTCTCGCCTTTAACTTTCACTCTGCTCTCACTGGAAGTGACAGGAAGACAGGAATGGTAGTTTATGATGGGAAGACTATGATCATGGGAAGCTAAACCTTTGTAttaagagcagactcattagtGGTGTAAGCAGTGTTAACATAGGGTTTTGGAATGAGGCCTTTGCTAGTTTCATGTTGTCTTGAAGAAAAGTGTTCTAAAGAACCATTATCTTCTGGATCTTATGTATAATTTACTGGAATCACTCTCTAAGCTTGCTGCCGGTGCCAGCcagcaaagtcgatcaggtcccgagaacgtgcacggcggggctaagaaagaaactaaagcaagagactacaacaaagatggggtcgagaggttcagacacgtctccacgaagggacgcagtctgacaccaactttattcagcatcttatatttatacagaaaagccagttgacattttttcttggttgacctatacatcttacaaaaagtcacaagaaatcttgagagcatgggaatggcaccctgttattatttcttacaccagataacatttccctgtgtgtgagaagtttgcacagaactccaggtgcctgcagtaaataagcgcctaatctctgggggtggcgggacagagagctatgtttgcaagcaaaccctcaaggaccgaggcagctcccagagctgtgtccttcggacaaaggaccccgttctcacgggcagctccccctttctttttatataggcGCACGCTTATGTTCCTTTAACCGCAGACCATTTCCATAGATGGAAGCCTTTATCATCCATAGATCATCAATCAGTTTTTTAATTATACAAGGtgcaagaaataaaagttaaaattattaagaatagtCCTCCTATGGCTGCTCCCAAGTACCAAATACTATTGACAGTAGGTACATGTCGAAAAAGTTCTTTAACAAAAGACTCAGCTCTTTTTGCAACATCCAAATCAAGTCTGGGTGCATTTTCAATGTTCATTATTTCCTGATGTAGATGCAGCAAatctaaggaaatattttcattatgccAAATACCTTCTAAATGAGCTTTCACCTTATCCCAAGCAGTTATAGTACCATTATATTTTTTGGGAGTAACACAGATCCATTGAAAATCAGCATGACATTGTACTCGTAATCTCAACTTTATACTTTGAACCTCTTCACCTAAAAATTTTACAACATCATAAAGGCCATTCAATCGATCCTCTAGCTTTTTGTCAATATCTTCTTGAGTCCCCAGGGCAACGGATGCATTTTGTGCCAGATTATTAACAAAAGTTGCAGTTTGCACTGATTGTGCCAAGGACAGGGCTGCAGTAATCGAGGAAGCAGTAAGAGTTACCAAAGCTACAAATCCCAGAATTATTAACCCTATTCCCCTGCGATAGAGCATTAAAGCACCCTCTACTTCTCTCCAAAGTTCAAGTCCCCTTTCATCATACCAAGACCCATTAATCTTTACAGGAACCATAACAAAAGCAGGCTGTCTTAAGACTAGAACCCTAGTTTGATTAGTAATTCCCCTAATACAGTTAGTCAAAGTACAATTGTTACAAGTTACATTATAATTTCGTAACCCAGGTTGTATATTTACAGATCCTACTAGTAAAGCATAAGGGTGAGGCACACATGCACGAGGGTATCTCATGGTGAGATTCCACAAATAACCGTGTCTCACTTTCGATCCCACCTGAAGGTAGGAACCCTCACATCCAAGGGCGGCCGCTAGTTTCCAGATTTCTGTTTGGAACACTTTAGAGCCGCCCAAGTTCCAAATACGGGATGCAAATTTCCTATTATCCTGAGCTCCGGGGTTTCGGGCCGAGTCTGGAGACCAGTCCCACAATGACTCATTTGTCCCAAATATGTTATAAACCGTAGCAATTCCATCTCGACACAGTTTCCATGGTGCAGCAGTGACTCTTCCCCTTGTTCCAAAGTCGCAGAAAGGGATATCTAAAGGACCAGTTCCATTACGACGTTGAGGAATTCCAGACTCTTTCATTACTCCAGGAATATACAGGCTACAACCATTGTCATAATCAGCATATCCTGACTCCCCAACAAAAAGACATCCTGTTGAATTAAAATATCTAGACAGACAAATAGGTAAGCGATCAAACACTCCATGATAAGAGAAATTAACTTGATTAGGAATAATATGTTTATCTGAAAAACCACCCAAAGCCACAGTATCATTAGTGTATATGGGAATAGACCGACCCTCCTAGCCCACCggttggagaaggggagggttGGGAAAATAAGCCCAGTAAGCACTTGAATATTCTTCAGAATGTGCAGTATTAATCTGATTTAAGATAAATAATAAGGTTATCAGGAAGCTTAAAGGCGATATCGGATCGCCCTGCACAGCAACACTATTCTGTGCCTCTCGCATCAATGTCTGAAGTTGTTGCCGAGATGGTAATTCATCATGCTCTTGAATCGTCAATCTCCTCATCTGGTTTGCTAGAGATCGTCTCCGGCGTGCGTACCAACCTTTCCGGCAGCCGGCGTGGCGCTTCGGCATCCTGTGGGAAAACACAAACATGCCCTCGTCCCCAAATTAGTACAGGatctggtccataccattttcccaCAAGTGGGTCTTTCCAAAAGACTTT includes the following:
- the LOC113887975 gene encoding endogenous retrovirus group K member 13-1 Env polyprotein-like encodes the protein MKESGIPQRRNGTGPLDIPFCDFGTRGRVTAAPWKLCRDGIATVYNIFGTNESLWDWSPDSARNPGAQDNRKFASRIWNLGGSKVFQTEIWKLAAALGCEGSYLQVGSKVRHGYLWNLTMRYPRACVPHPYALLVGSVNIQPGLRNYNVTCNNCTLTNCIRGITNQTRVLVLRQPAFVMVPVKINGSWYDERGLELWREVEGALMLYRRGIGLIILGFVALVTLTASSITAALSLAQSVQTATFVNNLAQNASVALGTQEDIDKKLEDRLNGLYDVVKFLGEEVQSIKLRLRVQCHADFQWICVTPKKYNGTITAWDKVKAHLEGIWHNENISLDLLHLHQEIMNIENAPRLDLDVAKRAESFVKELFRHVPTVNSIWYLGAAIGGLFLIILTFISCTLYN